From Haemorhous mexicanus isolate bHaeMex1 chromosome 2, bHaeMex1.pri, whole genome shotgun sequence, the proteins below share one genomic window:
- the ASB9 gene encoding ankyrin repeat and SOCS box protein 9: MDDERTNENASKLQGAGGQASAASPCTPRMRDFVSDWSPLHEASIHGRLLSLKKLIEQGNDVNLVTADQVSPLHEACLGGHAACASVLLKHGAQVDGVTVDWHTPLFNTCVSGSVACLNLLLEHGASLQPPCDLASPIHEAAKRGHVQCVELLASRGVNIDHNIKHLGTPLYVACENQQVNCAKKLLESGANVNSGKGLDSPLHMAARNCSVELVKLLMDFGADLWVKNAENKRPVELVPPGCPLGQLFLQREGPLSLMQLCRLCIRRCFGYQQHQNITGLLLPDELKHFLLHI, from the exons ATGGATGATGAGAGAACAAATGAAAATGCCAGCAAACTGCAAGGAGCTGGAGGCCAGGCATCTGCAGCGTCGCCGTGTACCCCGCGGATGAGGG ACTTTGTTTCAGACTGGTCTCCTTTACATGAGGCCTCTATCCACGGGCGTCTGCTTTCCCTGAAGAAGCTCATTGAACAG GGGAATGATGTCAATCTTGTTACAGCAGACCAGGTGTCTCCTCTCCATGAAGCCTGCCTAGGGGGTcatgctgcctgtgccagcgTCCTGTTAAAACATGGTGCTCAG GTGGATGGAGTGACTGTTGACTGGCACACACCACTGTTCAACACTTGTGTCAGTGGCAGTGTGGCTTGCTTGAATTTACTGCTGGAGCATGGAgccagcctgcagccaccctgTGACCTGGCGTCCCCCATCCACGAAGCTGCTAAGAGAG GTCATGTGCAATGTGTCGAACTCCTTGCGTCCCGTGGGGTAAATATAGATCACAACATCAAGCACCTGGGTACTCCACTTTATGTAGCATGTGAGAACCAGCAAGTGAACTGTGCCAAGAAGCTGCTTGAATCag GAGCCAACGTGAACAGCGGCAAGGGCCTGGACTCCCCCCTGCACATGGCTGCCAGGAATTGCAGCGTGGAGCTGGTGAAGCTGCTGATGGACTTTGGAGCAGACCTTTGGGTGAAGAATGCTGAAAACAAGAGGCCAGTGGAGCTGGTCCCACCTGGCTGTCCTCTGGGCCAGCTGTTCCTGCAGAGAGAAG GGCCACTGTCCTTGAtgcagctgtgccgcctgtgcATCAGGAGGTGCTTTGGATACCAGCAGCACCAAAACATAACTGGACTTCTCCTCCCAGACGAGCTGAAACATTTCCTTCTCCACATTTGA